Below is a window of Danio rerio strain Tuebingen ecotype United States chromosome 11, GRCz12tu, whole genome shotgun sequence DNA.
ggggtaattataaataaaatacaaatatacaaactgtacataagtaataaataaataaatactttatatatatttagttacagtTTTAAAGTGCATAGGGCTTTCTTGTTTAGTGTTGGAAAACTTCCCTCAATGTTTTTGTTTAGAGAGTCTGATACTGGTAATATACAAGAATATTTCAGTCACCAATATCTTAAAATGTGGTTTcttattagtaaatttacatttatggttGTAAAATTTTTTGTTGACAAtacaagtaaataattaaataaaaacaaattttccTCTTAATTAGGATAGCCAGCAAAGCCAAAAAGTATattttagggatgcacgatatatcggcgctCATATCATTATCggccaataaatgctatttttaagattatcgttatcgatctgatgtctaaattaggccgatatctttaagccgataaattacgtaattgtacagacctgcctgTCGCGCACGCGTGGGAAGAACATGTTCAGTGCACTTTAATGGATCTCTCCACACCCTGTTTATTTCTTCAAAGTCTGTCCTTTCTTCTTGTggcattgctgtgcgttaataactcaataatggcccatttccactgagtggtacagtatggttcggtttggtacgcttttgtggccgttttcactgtcaaaaggcgtaccgaaccaaaccgtactgtaccactttttcggcaccatTTTGAAATtgtcccaaacacaagaaagggtaccaaaaggcggagctagaagcgcagctgaacgctattggtttacagagatacgtcattcgcttaagcaacaagccagaatgtaaacaaaggagccaccatgtttgaaatacacagcgagagattacttgCGCTCGCCACGCATCtaaatttgaaataacaaacttcttgagctgataattataacgtgcgcttgattattgacaagctttggaaacccgaacctgtgagaagctgacaaatgCGAGAATggcacattcagaaagaaaacgcgagagtggagcgtggaaaaaaatggaaagccaaggagcacgttatttcttcggcaaacgtgaacaaacggccttgttttcatttttatcatcaccttttagaCTAATATGAAcggggaatgatggaatgactttCTAACAGTAATGATTTCTTTTTAGAAAAGAGTATGAATAGCTCTATTATTTCTCTTGGTATTCACTGTAAAACAAATTTTGCCAACAAAAGATTTAGTAAGAGACAAGGTATCAGAAGGATGGTCTTGATTAATACCTCTAAATAACATATTCGCTCCTGAAGGAACTGAACCAATAATAGTTGAAAACTCCAGCTGAGTTATTGAAATTTTGTAATGAGAAAGGAATTCATTGTAAGAAAAGAGCATACCATTATACAACTAACTAACCAAATTAATTTTGTTGTCAAACCACtaaaaaaagagatttgcatttgtataaaatGTATCTATTATTCCAAATGAAATAGCGATGTGGGGAGAAATCATGCTTATATGTTAATGACCATGATAGGAACACTTGCTTGTGGAAGGCagataacgttcgaggttacagaagtaacccttcgttccccgaggagtgGATTTGATGTagaaatccacgtatgggaggtttcggttcagaagccgcttgtctgaaagagtattgaacgggccaatgaaagcaatgaattggcagcgtaagcttgcgccgGTGTGCtttattgccaattatcccagcatataagcacatctggtgcgagcaaacgccatccttttaagctgaagtgacttttaaacagctaaggtacagtcatcatggcgatggaatatagcacttccgttcccctcctcggggaacgaagggttacttctgtaacctcaaacgttccccttcggttggggaattCCAGTGCTTTAGGTGGATTTGATGTAGAAATCCAGGTATGGGAgactatggaaaacgccataatgactgcaccttaccaacgcctccgatgagagggcagtcaagcaagcgtgacgtacccaaatcatggaaagcgcggtcctccaacgtgcccttggccctaacttatccccacttcaaaggaagttttacggaataggtatatttttgggagtcgctagcgtctagataattccaGGAAATACAACAGTACGTTGGTAAGCGTGCACTCCCGTTAGGGAGGatgctgcggagaccatccgcatcCAATGGGGCAGACAAAATGGtaatacatatggactagcccaaAGAAGGTGGGAGTGCACATAggaaggtggttagcggatagggaaggctggcgcctctgaggaaccggatgatgaggttatgctttcccacggtgcagCCAGCTACCGCGTCATGATAAGCAGAGATGGCGGCcatgtaaaccttgagagtggagggcgacagcctgctctccagcttctcttgaaggaaagagagcacaacactgatctggcaagttcgggggtcttctctgcgagagacacaccattcagtgaatagactccacttcagggcgtaggcgcacctcgtggagggggctctagcctgagtgatggtgtcAACCTCCGCAGTTGGTAGGTTACCTacgtcttcctcgcgtctagggaccacacgtggaggttccagagatcggggcaagggtgccagatggtgccctgtccctgagagagtaggtcctctctcaaagggatctgccagggaaGGGCCGTCGCGAGAAGgaagagctctgatatccaggtccagttgggccagaggggtgcaactagcagaacctgctcctcgtcctccctgaccttgcacaatagctgcgcgagcaggctcactgggagAAACACATACTTGcgtgtgccccgaggccagctgtgggtcAGTGTATCCGTGCCGAGagtgccctcggtcagggaaaagatcAACTGGCAAtaagcgttctcgggggaagcaaacagatcgatctgggcctccctgaATCGCGCCCATATAAGCTGGACAGACctggggtggagtctccattctccaaaGTGAatttgctgccgtgagagcgcatcggctgcacggttgagcatatcTGAGAtatgaatggcgcgcagcgatttcagccgcggatgactccagaggagcagacatgcggcgagagcgcgtaccccccatgcggttgatatgcgctgccgccgccatactgtccgtcctgaccagcacgtgttgctgctccaacaccggaaaaaagcGGTGGAAAGCGcttacgatgaagtacgggctgtagaACCCGCTCTctatctcggctggaggaaccggctcgattacacccttcgccaggagggcagcaatctcctctcgcaagacaggagcggacagggggttgaccctggtgaaatacacgcccgtgaacttggggggccgtttctcgaactgaatcgcgtagccgagtctgattgtgtgtatgagccaccgcgaggggctggcccgtgctaaccaggcaggcagagccctcgctaatggcgtCATCGCTACAACCGCTGACGTAGCagtggtggggcagcgcggagcgggtgtgctgattcggggagcgcgagggtcctgcggaaaagctggaggagagcgattcgctctggctccgcacccttactccggagagggggctcgagggctgggagaaaggagaccgtccccccagagCCTGtaagccgctggcggagcatgtagaccctgcgagctgagaagCAGcacgtcccagactggcagggcttgagctgtcacatccaggggaaggggaaaagtgctctttcattgaatttttggtggcactgaaaagtaccgttgaaATAttggccccgccctccagcggggaaagagcaagtttccctctctccggatggcctgtctcagggatgcTTCGctgtccgtttaccggacttagcggcgcccagggcaggaggggctgccggcTTTCGACGGGcaaggagcagcggaggtggatggctcagCGGACGGAGAGGGCTTATGGTCCCGCCGATAGATTACATTGCctatcgcatccgactgctccttcaccaccttaaattcctgggtgaattcacttacggtgtcgccgaacaggccagcctgggatatgggcgagtcaagaaagcgaactttgtcaacttcgcgcatatcagccaggtttagccagaggtggcgttcctgtaccacaagtgtggacatcatcttccccagcgcacacgcggcagACTTAGTagtccggagagcatagtcggtcacggtgctttggacgggagacggggcggaccgCGCCAAGCAGGGGTGCCatgcggacaaagattgaccgtgATGGCGCGCTCCACcagcgggatcgcctcataccccctggcagctccaccatcaaGGGTGGTGAGGGCGAAGGCAGACGTAGCGCGGGCAGAAAAAGGTGCCCttcaagactgcgtgagcctactgtgcacctccgggaagaagaggacgagaggcttcgaagaaGCACAGATACTGTGCTAGCACAGATACTGTGTAAAGTCAGGGAGTATGAGGAACAGGTCTATGTGTTGTGCCTCTCTGGCTTAATTGGACCTGTATTTCAACTCTCTTCTGATAATGGCTGCTCCCTTGCACGTCCCCTAGAAGAAGCTTCTTCTCTGGGACAGGCACCGTTTGGCACCGGCGCCCAGATCTGTGGAACCTCAAGCTTCTTGAGAAGGAAACCCCAAACATGCTATCCTACTTTAGTTGAATGGAACTAAGGCTCTCTCCTCCGCACTGAGGGGTTGGCATTACGATTATCCCTGCTCTGAGGATGCGGCGATGGTGGCGCACTGGGAGAGCATCGCCTCATCATCCAGCTCCCAGAGGTGCGAGACGTGGATATTATTATATCCTGTTCCCCTCTCATAAAAATTTGAATATCTCTATTAGAAGAGGTCTGCTCGATCATTCAACTCAGTATCTTTATGAGTTCTGTCAAGGTAGTCAGCTCTGCTGCATCGGTTAAATGGGCGGGTCTCTGGAGGCATTTTCAATCAGCGAAATGTGCCAGCATTTTGCTCACTCTAATATTTTCCTGAGACCCCTGCCCACCTAGGTACCCTAGGTTCCTATGGTGCTCATTTAAACTatgtagtgaacctgcaagcgctgcccatgaaggaggcagacccagccccttTATTGCTGTGTCCTGTTTGCGCTTTGCGTATTTATACAAACCGTACtcgcgttctggtctaaaaaggaaggcgcacggctggcgcgttgctattttgagaaactaaaatagatttttcattagaccaaaacaaacccggttaACCcggttgcgcctcgcttacacactcgcttacacactgcttaatacgcacgagagcaataggcaaatatctttacatatgaaaaaaaaaaatattaaggatatatataggatataataagaatagatataggatataaatataaaggattaaaatattacaaaacatattattttctagcctatataaatatgaaaaatcactgcttttatgtcttcttcatctcgggaggctttttcagttcattcataacaatagcgtttgtataatgttattattattagcagtattatttattatattcatatttatatttgttttattaaaaacaagcttagatttgcccacctgtcaggttttagaccatatggggcactgcATTTGTTTTGGGATATTTTTGAATATAGGTtttcaggtttttgaacacactttgttattgttcatttatttgtttggtggaaattagaactgaatttaaaaatagttttgaaacgaatatttgcgcttaacaaacgcaataaattatttatagactactgggctctatgcacggcggcgcgtgacgcatttccggtaaaatttaagaccccgagccaacttccgccgatcgtacattacagtgctacaacaggagcgctactgataaaaacaagtaatgttttggacagttgtcttaatgttttatgccatTATAGCCCACTTATATACGTTTATGTCAGCTACATAAATATGACAAATATAGCTACCACTGCTGTGTTCAGCAACACACAGCGTCAGAAATTGAACTCTTACCTTAGTTTCCACACgtttccaaaagacaaagtcgtacagaagaggtgggttgttgatattaaacgtgagaattttacagaaacagaaaaagacaAAAGTGTAGCTGACATTTTCAGTCTAGCAAACTGATCGAGGCTCGAGTGCCAACCGgatgcagacatttaaagaaaggagcttttatggcaaataatagtttgttttcattgcctttgaagtaaaaaaaaaactgaacattaatatacattaccatttcttaagctactttctaagtgctattttttaattcagaataaagacctttattttattcactgtacatataaaatataaatcactgtatataatttgaaataaaaattgtcaaaaaaagtacaattgtgaaaaaatattttattcagatgaacagaaacaataacattgaatcagttgttttcttgaatcaggtgcttctttaacttgtgcatagagaggtatttgggctgttatgtattaaataaataaataaatcacccctctgtttcatggaacttaacacataattgatccatgccaaacaattgttcatgtgacaacaccaattacacatttcagagtaatgggctgtctggaaaagcaaagcaaccaaatgtttgcatatcccaCTCTCAGCCACACAAGAGCAGAAGCTATTAACTAGCAGACGATGGCATGGATTTTCTGACAGATGTCCGCTCCAGGATAGAGTAACACACAAACTTTTCTAGCTCTGAATCTCATAATGTTACctagaaaacagaaacaagaatattaat
It encodes the following:
- the LOC141376572 gene encoding uncharacterized protein, which encodes MTPLARALPAWLARASPSRWLIHTIRLGYAIQFEKRPPKFTGVYFTRVNPLSAPVLREEIAALLAKGVIEPVPPAEIESGFYSPYFIVSAFHRFFPVLEQQHVLVRTDSMAAAAHINRMGGTRSRRMSAPLESSAAEIAARHSYLRYAQPCSRCALTAANSLWRMETPPQVCPAYMGAIQGGPDRSVCFPRERLLPVDLFPDRGHSRHGYTDPQLASGHTQVCVSPSEPARAAIVQGQGGRGAGSASCTPLAQLDLDIRALPSRDGPSLADPFERGPTLSGTGHHLAPLPRSLEPPRVVPRREEDVGNLPTAEVDTITQARAPSTRCAYALKWSLFTEWCVSRREDPRTCQISVVLSFLQEKLESRLSPSTLKVYMAAISAYHDAVAGCTVGKHNLIIRFLRGASLPYPLTTFLCALPPSLG